TCTCCAGCCGCTCGGTGATGTCGTGGACTTCCGTGACCGACCGGCCGGCGGGCACGACGCAATGGACCGTGACGGCCACCCGGTCCTCCACGCGGTGCACGTCCAGCGCGTGACATTCCAGGATCTCCGGGGTCCCGCGCACGATCTCGCGGAGCTTCGCCTCCATGTCGGCCCGCAGCCCGCGCGCCGCGGCGCCGGCGGGGACCGCGCGGCGGAGGGGTTCCATGTGGATGTTGACGTCGCGCACCTCGGGGAGTGCCTGGCGGATGGCCCGCTCCAGCCGCGTCGCCCGGTCGTGGGCGGCCTCCAGCGGCAGGGCGGGGTCGAGTTCCAAATCGAGTTCGACGTTGATCCGCCGCCCGATGCGATAGGCCGTGACGTCGTGAATCTCGAAGTTGTCGGTGTGCGCCACGGCGCGGACCCGCTCGATGACGTCGGCCGCGGCCGGCTCCTGCGGCGCCGCGTCGACGACGAGGTCGGCGGTCGGGTAGAGGCGGCGGACCTCGGACTCGACGTTGCGCTCGAGCACCTTGGCGTGTTCGAGCGGGATGTTGCTCGGCAGCCGCAACCGGAGGTCGACAAAGAGGGTCCCGCCGCTCCGGCGCACCCGAATACGTTCCCGCCCGAGCACGCCGGGCACGCGGGAGACCGCCGCCGCGATCTGTTCCGCCACGCCCGGCGGCGCCGCGTCGAGCAGCGCGCCGACCGTCCGGTTGCCGAGTTTGAACCCGATGTAGAGGCTCACCGCGGCCACGACCAGGGCGGCGACCGAGTCGGCATCGCGCAACCACGGGACGTGGGTGTCGCGGGAGACATAGATGAGCACGAGCCCCAGGATGACGACGCCGCTGCTGTACACGTCCGTGGAAAAGTGCAGGGCGTCGGCCTCGAGGGCCTGGCTGTCGTACCGGCGCGCGGCGCGGAAGAGCGCGCGGGACCGCGCAAAGTCGATCGTCATCGACACGAACAGGACCGCGAACGCCCAGACGGAGGGATCCACGTGGACGCCGCCGACCACGAGCCGGCGGATTGCCTCCCAGGTGATCCAGCCGCTGGTGGCGAGCAGCAGCGCGGTCTGGACAAACGCCGACAGGTTCTCGATTTTCCCGTGCCCGAACGGATGGGAGGGATCGGCCGGGCGGGCGGCCGCCCGCACGGAGACGTACGTGACGAGGGCCGCCAGCAGATCGAGCCCGGAGTGCGCGGACTCCGCCAGCAGGCCGAGGCTGCCGGTCAGAATCGCCACCGTCGCTTTGAGCGCAGTGAGCAGGGCCGCGGCCAGCACGGAGGTTCCCGCGACGGACCGTTTGTCCCATTCCGCAGCCGGCGACAAGGATGCCATGCGTGTCCGCACCATGATGGCGCAGCCCGGGCGCGGGGTCAAGCGCCCGGCCCAACCGCGTGACGATCTCGTGATCTGTTCCCGACCGAGCCGTGACCCGCAAGGCGGATGATGATGGGAGCGGGGTCTGTGACACGGCAGGGAAAATACGCGCGGAGGGGACCCGCGCCGGCGGTACTGGGAGGTCCATCATGAATGACGGGAAGCGCCGGGTGGTCGTGACCGGCATCGGAGCCGTCACGCCGATCGGCTGCGGCGTCCGGGGGCTCTCGGAGGGGGTGCGACGCGAACGCTCCGCGATCGGCCGGATCACGCGATTTGACCCGTCGCCGTTTGGCTGCCGCGTGGCCGGCGAGGTGCCGGAGTTCGATCCGTCGGCGTACGTGGAACCGCGCCGGCTCCGCCGTCTCGACCGCTACTCGCAGTTCGCCGTGGCGTGCGCCCGCATGGCGATCGATGACGCGGGACTGCGGCTCGAAGACGAGGACCGCGACGCGATCGGCTGCTTCGTCGGCTCGGCGCTCGGCGGCGCGGCGTTCGCGGAGGAGCAGCACGCGGTGTTCCTGGCCCAAGGCGCCCGGCGGATCCGGCCGACGCTCGCCCTCTCGGTCTTCTGCGGCGCGGCGTCCTGCAACATCGCGATCGAACACGATCTCCGCGGCCCCAGCAGCGGCAACTCCGACAGCTGCTCGAGCGGCGCGATCGCGATCGGCCAGGCGTTCCGCACGGTCCGGGACGGGTACGCGGACGTGATGCTCGCGGGCGGCGTCGAGGTGCCGCTCACCCCCCTCATCTTCGGCGCGTTCGACATCATCCGGGCGATGACGACGTACAACGAGGAGCCCGAACGCGCGTGCCGGCCGTTCGACCGGACGCGCGACGGCTTCGTGATGGCCGAGGGCGGCGCGGTGCTGGTGCTCGAGGACTTCGAGCACGCCCGCCGCCGGGGGGCGGCGATCTACGGCACGGTGCTCGGCTTCGGCGCCTCCAACGACGCGCACCACATGACGGCCCCCCTGCCCTCCGGGGCGCAGGCGGCCCGGGCGATGCGGCTGGCCCTCGCCGAGGCCCGCGTCGCCGCGGAAGAGGTCGACCACGTCAACGCCCACGGCAGCGGCACCCCGCTCAACGACTCGGCGGAGACACTGGCGATCAAGCAAGTGCTGGGGACGCACGCGTACCGGATTCCGGTGAGCGGCACCAAGGCCATGCACGGCCACGCCCTCGGCGCGACGGGCGCCATCGAGGCGGCCATCTGCCTGCTCAGCCTGCGGGACCGCTACGTCCCGGCGACGCTCAATCTGGAAACGCCGGACGAGGCCTGTGACCTCGACTACGTGCGCGACGGCGGCCGCGAGATGCCGCTGCGGTACGTGCTCAGCAATTCGTTCGGGTTCGGCGGCATCAATGCGTCGCTGGTCTTCGGCGCGGCGTAGCCGCGGCGCGCCGAGGCATTGGTCCACCGCCCGTCGAAGAGTGACGGCGGCAATGGGGGTGAGAACGATGACGTGGCGGATCGGCGGCCTGGTACTCGCGTTGGCCCTGCTCGGCGTGGGCGCGCGTCCCGTCTCCGCCGTCGCGCAGACGGCGTGCCGGCAGATACAGATTGCGACGAGCCGGACGGCGAGCCCGGTCACGGTGACTCCGCTCGATGCGATCGCCTTCCCCGTCCCGTTGACGCCGGCGACGTCGACCGTGGTCCGGCAGGTCCTCATCTGTCCGCCGGGGAGCCCGCTCCTGCCGGCGATCTCACCCGTACCAACCGTGATCGGGACGCCGGTCCTGGGCGCGCCGATCTTCGCGGCGCCGGTGTTTGAGGCGCCGGTCTTCCAGATCCCGGCGGTCGTGGTCGGACCGACCGTTACATCGCCCTCGGCGCCCTCCCCGGCGGCGCCGGCCGTCGTGGGTGCCGCCCCCGTGGACACCGTGCGCGATCTCGCCACCCGAAGCGCGGCGTACGATCGGATGGTCGTCACGGTCACCGGCACCGCGGCGGACGTGGAGCCGACGGTGGACCTGTACGGCACACCCATCACGGCGTTTCGTCTCGAGGCGCAGGGGACCTCGATCGGAGTCCTGGTCTGGGGGCATCCCGCGCTGCGGGCGGGCCAACCGGTCCGCGCGAGCGGATCGTTCTATGCCTCGACGCCGTTTCTCGGTCCGTCGGGGCAACCCTGGCACAACGTACTCCAGGCCGACTTCCTGGAGCGATAAGGGCTCGAGCGCCGCCGGCCTTACCCCCGCGGCCGCTCGTCGACGACCCGGCGGAGCTTGCCGCCCTCGCTCCGCGGCAGGCCGCCCGGCGCCACGAGCGTCAGCCGGGCCTGAATCCCGATCACGCCCCGCAGCCGTTCGAGGATCCGCCGCCGGAGGTCTGTGACCGCCGGTCCGTCGCCGTCGAGCGTTCCGAGGAGTGCGGCCGCGCCCGGCGCGGCTTCCACCCGCACCTCGAGAGAATCCAGCGTATGTTCGCGCGCGACGACGACCTGATAGTGGGGGGACAGCTCGGAAAATTCCACGACCACCGCCTCGATCTGCGACGGGAAGACGTTGATGCCGCGGATGATCAACATGTCGTCGGTGCGGCCGACGACGAGCGACATCCGGACGTGCGTGCGCCCGCAGACGCAGGGCGACGGGTCGAGCGAGGCCAGGTCGCCGGTGCGGTAGCGCACGACCGGCAGGGCCTCTTTGGTCAGCGTCGTGAACACCAACTCGCCAACCTCCCCCGGCGGCACGGGCTCGCCGGTGCGCGGATCGACGGTCTCGACGAGGAACTGGTCTTCGAAGACGTGGGACCCGCGCTGCGCCTCGACGCACTCGTTGCTGACGCCCGGCCCGATGACCTCGCTCAGCCCGTAGATGTTCACGGCCCGGACCGGCACCATGCGCTCGATCTGACGCCGCATCGCTTCGGTCCACGGCTCCGCGCCGAGAACGGCGCACCGCAGCGCGAGCCGCGACGTGTCGACGCCGCGCGCCGCGGCCGCCTCGGCAAGCGTCAGCAGGTACGAGGGCGTGCAGGCGATCACGCGCGGCCGGAAGTCCTGGATCAGCAGCAGCTGCCGCTCGGTGTTGCCGCCTGAGACCGGCACGACGACGAGCCCCATCAGCTCGGCGCCGTAATGCATGCCGAGCCCGCCCGTAAACAACCCGTACCCGTAGGCGTTGTGAAAGACATCGCCGGGGCGGGCGCCGCTCGCGGCCAGACAGCGGGCGCACACCTCCGCCCACAGCGCGAGGTCGGCCCGAGTATACCCGACGACGGTCGGCTTTCCGGTCGTGCCCGAGGACGCGTGGAGACGCACCGTCTGGTCGAGCGGCACGGCGAACAGCCCGAAGGGATAGTGATCGCGGAGGTCGCTTTTGCGCGTAAATGGGAGCCGGCGGAGGTCGTCGAGCGACCGCACCTGCCCGGGTCGGACCGCTGCGCGATCGAAGGCCTCGCGGTAGAACGGCACCCGCGCGTACACCCGTGCGACGAGGTCCGCGAGGCGGGCGCGCTGCAGCGCCGCCAGTTCGGCGCGTGGCATCGTCTCCGCGGCGGGATTCCAGATCATCCGGCTCCCTCCCCCGGCCCGCGGCGTGAGCCGGGACCCCTCGCCCCAAGAATTCGCTGCGCCGACGGGAATCCTTGGGGACCCCGTGTCCGCCGCCGACGCGCGTTCACGACCCTCCGGAAGCCAGCCCCGCGCGCGGGGGCAGTGCCGAGGCGGCCGCGAAGGCGGTGGCGGCTCCGGCGAACGCCGGCAGGAATGCGCTCACCGGGACGTGGCTCAGGTCCCACACCATGCCGCCGAGCAGGGGCAGCAGAAACGAATAGCCGTAGCCGACCGCGAACATGCCGGCGGAGAGCCGATGGACGTCCCGGGACGGGACTGTGAGTGGAGGCAGCGCGAGGGCGAGCACGAGCCCGAGCGCGGCCGAGAACCCGATCAACCCCGCCCCGAGCACGCGAAGGGCCGGCGGGCCGATGAGAAAGACCGCGAGGCTTGCCGCGGCCGACACCGGCACGGCCAGCAGCGGCGCGCGCCGTCCGGTGATGCGCGGTGCGAGGATGAGTGCCAGCAGGGAGGCCGGCAACTGTCCGGCGTTGAGCGCGGCGAGGCATGGTCCGATGAGCCCGGCCTGTCCCACGGTGTGCAGGTAATCCGGGAGAAACGCGTTGGTCCCGAAATACGCGGTGCTGATCCCGCCGAGTAAGAGGCCGAGCCGCCACACGAGCGCGCCGCGCCACTCGGGCCGCCACGGCGCGGTCGGGCCGGCGGCCGCGTCCGGGAGCCGGGACCGAAGCGCCAGCATGAGAACCCCGGTTCCCAGCGGCACGAGGGCCCAGACGGCCAGCGTGGACGGCCAGGCCCCCCGCACGAGCGGCAGCACAAGCGGGAGCGTCAACGCCGCGCTCAGCGTCTCACCGA
This sequence is a window from bacterium. Protein-coding genes within it:
- a CDS encoding cation-efflux pump; the protein is MVRTRMASLSPAAEWDKRSVAGTSVLAAALLTALKATVAILTGSLGLLAESAHSGLDLLAALVTYVSVRAAARPADPSHPFGHGKIENLSAFVQTALLLATSGWITWEAIRRLVVGGVHVDPSVWAFAVLFVSMTIDFARSRALFRAARRYDSQALEADALHFSTDVYSSGVVILGLVLIYVSRDTHVPWLRDADSVAALVVAAVSLYIGFKLGNRTVGALLDAAPPGVAEQIAAAVSRVPGVLGRERIRVRRSGGTLFVDLRLRLPSNIPLEHAKVLERNVESEVRRLYPTADLVVDAAPQEPAAADVIERVRAVAHTDNFEIHDVTAYRIGRRINVELDLELDPALPLEAAHDRATRLERAIRQALPEVRDVNIHMEPLRRAVPAGAAARGLRADMEAKLREIVRGTPEILECHALDVHRVEDRVAVTVHCVVPAGRSVTEVHDITERLEMNLRQAFPDITNVNIHAEPAPGARSRRDA
- the fabF gene encoding beta-ketoacyl-ACP synthase II, coding for MNDGKRRVVVTGIGAVTPIGCGVRGLSEGVRRERSAIGRITRFDPSPFGCRVAGEVPEFDPSAYVEPRRLRRLDRYSQFAVACARMAIDDAGLRLEDEDRDAIGCFVGSALGGAAFAEEQHAVFLAQGARRIRPTLALSVFCGAASCNIAIEHDLRGPSSGNSDSCSSGAIAIGQAFRTVRDGYADVMLAGGVEVPLTPLIFGAFDIIRAMTTYNEEPERACRPFDRTRDGFVMAEGGAVLVLEDFEHARRRGAAIYGTVLGFGASNDAHHMTAPLPSGAQAARAMRLALAEARVAAEEVDHVNAHGSGTPLNDSAETLAIKQVLGTHAYRIPVSGTKAMHGHALGATGAIEAAICLLSLRDRYVPATLNLETPDEACDLDYVRDGGREMPLRYVLSNSFGFGGINASLVFGAA
- a CDS encoding phenylacetate--CoA ligase, which encodes MIWNPAAETMPRAELAALQRARLADLVARVYARVPFYREAFDRAAVRPGQVRSLDDLRRLPFTRKSDLRDHYPFGLFAVPLDQTVRLHASSGTTGKPTVVGYTRADLALWAEVCARCLAASGARPGDVFHNAYGYGLFTGGLGMHYGAELMGLVVVPVSGGNTERQLLLIQDFRPRVIACTPSYLLTLAEAAAARGVDTSRLALRCAVLGAEPWTEAMRRQIERMVPVRAVNIYGLSEVIGPGVSNECVEAQRGSHVFEDQFLVETVDPRTGEPVPPGEVGELVFTTLTKEALPVVRYRTGDLASLDPSPCVCGRTHVRMSLVVGRTDDMLIIRGINVFPSQIEAVVVEFSELSPHYQVVVAREHTLDSLEVRVEAAPGAAALLGTLDGDGPAVTDLRRRILERLRGVIGIQARLTLVAPGGLPRSEGGKLRRVVDERPRG
- a CDS encoding MFS transporter, encoding MTPDGRPAAAAPRGTAAGTVSDRATLLRLAVLWLAGIDMRVTLLAVPPVLTLIHRDLRLSETGVGVLTSLPVLLMAAAAVPGSLLIARAGARRAAIAGIMVVAISSGLRGAGPSVAMLFAMTFVMGVGVAVTQPAVPSLVARWCADRVGLATAAYVNGLLVGETLSAALTLPLVLPLVRGAWPSTLAVWALVPLGTGVLMLALRSRLPDAAAGPTAPWRPEWRGALVWRLGLLLGGISTAYFGTNAFLPDYLHTVGQAGLIGPCLAALNAGQLPASLLALILAPRITGRRAPLLAVPVSAAASLAVFLIGPPALRVLGAGLIGFSAALGLVLALALPPLTVPSRDVHRLSAGMFAVGYGYSFLLPLLGGMVWDLSHVPVSAFLPAFAGAATAFAAASALPPRAGLASGGS